The nucleotide window GAATCGCTCGGGATATCCCACGGATTTAGCTCGCTCTGCCCATGCGTATCTGTAAGAGTGAAGAGTTATGCCTGAAATTCTCAGGCTCTTGCACCTCGAGTGGAATTTCGCCGCTCTCTCCTCAGATCGAAGTTCGGACCAATTCGGAAAGAGCGGCCCACTCCTCGGCAATGTCTGGAGAATCGACGCCACTTCATCCCCGAATCGGAGGATGGCTAGCATCCCGTTCTTGCGGCGGCGATAGCTGATCGTCTTCTTGGTCCAGTCGATGTTTTCCGCAACCAACGACGCGCAATCGATCTGAGATGCCCCAACATGCCATAAGAGTTGAAGGAAGGCTTTGCGCTCCGGATCCGTTTCGGCGGCGACGAGCCTTTGATGTTCGTCCAGTGTCACACCGCGCTTCTCTTTGAACTTCATCCGAGGCCATTGCTTCACAGGCAGCACCGGCCAAGGCAACCAGCCCATCTGATGAGCGAAGCTATGCAACCGGCGGAGGTAGTTGTTCGTGGAAACCGTCCCCTTCTGAATCGCGGAGAGGATGTGCTCTGGCTGTGTCTGGAGCACAGGTAGATCTCGGAACGTATCAAGTGCAGGCTGCTTGAGTCCTCGTTCATATCGCGCGGCAGTGCTTGCATCCTTCCCGGCTTTGG belongs to Verrucomicrobiales bacterium and includes:
- a CDS encoding tyrosine-type recombinase/integrase, with the protein product MKPKYRLYRRGASGRYYAQDRATNKQESLGTSDKAEAVRLLNAKNESAYHPAFNIHLAKTYLSAADPTVATRTWKDVMDALVRSKAGKDASTAARYERGLKQPALDTFRDLPVLQTQPEHILSAIQKGTVSTNNYLRRLHSFAHQMGWLPWPVLPVKQWPRMKFKEKRGVTLDEHQRLVAAETDPERKAFLQLLWHVGASQIDCASLVAENIDWTKKTISYRRRKNGMLAILRFGDEVASILQTLPRSGPLFPNWSELRSEERAAKFHSRCKSLRISGITLHSYRYAWAERAKSVGYPERFAQEALGHSSAAVHRAYAKHAIVELPPLEEYER